From a single Nicotiana tomentosiformis chromosome 2, ASM39032v3, whole genome shotgun sequence genomic region:
- the LOC104098690 gene encoding F-box/LRR-repeat protein At1g67190-like, whose amino-acid sequence MEFFPVEVIDNILSRLEDARDVVIASFTCRKWREAWRNHLHKLTFNSDDWPVCDEHMTRRFEVIITQTIFQTNALQCLSITMKKDVVLSAAPVIAWLLYTRETLRQLHFSVNTPNLNILEKCGHQRLELLDLAEITISRVEFSYQKFSCLRSLSLDHVTISALDLSRLVTACPKVEVLNLVCLDFDGPWGTMKLHSNSLKDIHVQGIHLDHLNEIILDTDSLEKLQIKDCDLGIFKLLSKGTLRLLEMDDVYSFPLDIGENAENLEIVEVSNSTTWRSNFHHMISKLSKVRRMSLCDVMFEDEVEAVDIDSTSACFSQLSHLSLTYELRDSLQCGLLGYSQLENVVVLELGWEVITDLFSHWVVELLERCPNLRKLVIHGAVSRINTQEECDVLANFTSFIVKFMGKYSHVEVQFKYV is encoded by the coding sequence ATGGAGTTCTTTCCTGTCGAGGTAATTGACAACATATTGTCACGGCTTGAAGATGCACGAGATGTTGTAATTGCATCTTTTACATGCCGGAAGTGGCGAGAGGCTTGGAGGAATCATCTTCATAAGCTTACATTTAATTCGGATGACTGGCCTGTTTGTGATGAGCACATGACACGCAGATTTGAAGTAATTATAACTCAGACAATTTTCCAAACCAATGCACTGCAATGTCTTTCAATAACCATGAAAAAAGATGTTGTGCTCTCTGCTGCTCCGGTGATTGCTTGGCTATTGTATACAAGAGAAACCTTACGCCAATTGCATTTTAGTGTGAATACCCCAAACCTTAATATACTTGAAAAATGTGGTCACCAGAGGTTGGAACTGTTGGATCTGGCAGAGATAACCATATCCAGAGTTGAATTTAGTTACCAAAAATTTTCTTGCTTGAGGTCTCTTTCACTGGATCATGTCACCATATCAGCTTTGGACCTGAGTCGTTTGGTCACTGCCTGCCCCAAAGTTGAGGTCTTAAATCTTGTTTGTCTGGATTTTGATGGTCCATGGGGCACAATGAAACTTCATAGTAACTCTTTGAAAGATATCCACGTTCAAGGCATTCATTTGGATCATTTGAATGAAATCATCTTGGATACTGATAGCCTTGAGAAACTGCAAATAAAAGATTGTGACCTTGGGATCTTTAAGCTTCTGAGCAAAGGGACGTTGAGACTCCTTGAAATGGATGACGTCTATAGCTTCCCTCTTGATATTGGTGAGAATGCTGAGAATCTTGAAATTGTGGAGGTAAGCAACTCCACAACATGGCGgtccaatttccatcatatgaTATCAAAATTATCAAAAGTAAGAAGGATGAGTCTATGTGATGTTATGTTTGAAGATGAAGTTGAAGCTGTGGATATTGACTCTACTTCTGCTTGCTTTTCTCAATTAAGTCATTTATCCTTGACCTATGAACTCAGAGATTCACTTCAGTGTGGTTTGCTTGGTTATTCTCAACTGGAAAATGTGGTTGTATTGGAGCTTGGCTGGGAAGTGATTACTGACCTATTCTCACATTGGGTAGTGGAACTACTGGAAAGGTGCCCTAATTTGAGGAAGTTGGTCATTCATGGGGCTGTGTCGCGAATCAACACACAAGAAGAATGTGATGTCTTAGCGAACTTCACATCCTTTATTGTTAAGTTTATGGGGAAATATTCGCATGTGGAGGTTCAGTTTAAATATGTATAG